The following proteins are encoded in a genomic region of Candidatus Leptovillus gracilis:
- a CDS encoding HAD family phosphatase yields the protein MTPKAVIFDLGSVLVDYDHESTWTAVAAVSQASFSELDRLASHLAEDAGKGIVNGRQLHQTLVQQAGTTPDYDEFARAFCRHIYRDEVALAYAVGLTQRPNLRLGIISNTNAVHVDWLHILIPEFTHFQSVILSSDVGLLKPNPAIYHLALQQLGVPPEAALFVDDIVENVAGATAVGLHAIHHKEWSQTRPAIESWLSA from the coding sequence ATGACACCCAAAGCAGTCATCTTCGATTTAGGCAGCGTGCTGGTGGATTATGACCACGAAAGCACGTGGACGGCCGTTGCCGCTGTCTCCCAGGCTTCTTTCAGTGAACTCGATAGGTTGGCTTCCCATCTGGCCGAGGATGCGGGGAAAGGGATTGTGAACGGCCGTCAACTACACCAAACCCTGGTCCAACAAGCCGGAACCACCCCCGATTACGACGAATTTGCCCGCGCCTTTTGCCGCCACATTTACCGCGACGAGGTGGCGCTGGCGTATGCAGTGGGATTGACACAACGGCCCAATCTGCGCCTGGGCATCATCAGCAACACCAACGCCGTGCATGTGGACTGGCTGCACATCCTCATCCCGGAGTTTACCCACTTCCAAAGTGTCATCCTAAGCAGCGACGTAGGGCTGCTAAAGCCGAACCCGGCCATCTACCACCTGGCCTTGCAGCAGCTAGGCGTGCCGCCCGAAGCGGCGTTGTTTGTGGATGATATTGTGGAAAATGTGGCGGGAGCAACGGCCGTTGGCCTACACGCCATCCACCACAAAGAGTGGAGCCAGACCCGGCCGGCTATCGAATCCTGGTTAAGCGCTTAA